A window of Methanobacterium sp. genomic DNA:
TCGGAAAGTACTTCAATTTGAGTCTTCGGATGAAGCCTTGCATTAAAAAGTATATCCTGTGCAATTGAGTTTCCTAATCCTGGGATTAATTGATCCTGTGTTAGAAGGCTCTTTACACTCCTTTTCTTCTCACTTCTAGCCTCATCAATAAGCGATTTAAAATACTTGTATGTAAATTCCTTATCTAAAGGTGTTGTTCGCATATCAGCTATATATTGTCTTTTTAGTTCTTCTCCTTTTCTATACAATTCCATTGCACCCCACATTTGTGTCATTGCATATATAGATTTGTTTCCTTCGATATTCAGAAGCAGATGATATTTCGATGGTACATTATTGCTATCAACAAGGATTATCTTTCCCCCGCATTCACCCAAAACTAGTACATATCCAGGTTCCAATGGGATAAAAAGCCAACGCCCTTTACAGTAAGCATCCCCGATTGTTTTGCCGTTAACGATTCGAGAAAATGTCTGCGGGTTTTGATTATACCAAACAAATTTGTGAGGCGAGTTCCCCATTACTCCAGAAAGCACGGTCTTTCCAGAAATGGATTTGTTCATCTGCTTAGCTATGGTTAAGTATTCTGGGAGCTCAAACATAGATTGCTCCTTTTCAGGTCAAACTAACATTTGCTTAACCTGCGAGGCGTAATGGCGCAATTCTTGCCGAGGAGCGAAGCGACGACTAGCAAGAATCGTGACATAGCCGAGTCAGGTTGAAGCGATTGTTAGATTTCTCCCCTTATATACTCTTCTACTGTTTTTACTTCTCCGAATGTCCCCTCTATTGCTGCCATATACGCTATCTGTACTTCTTCTGCTTTAACTACCCTTTCTCCCATTTTTAAATCTTTTGTTGCGCAACAATCTTTTAAAACTACTATCTTATATCCCAAGTCATATCCTGCACGTACTGTCGTATCTATACACATATGACTCATCATCCCGACGATTACTAAGGTATCTATACCCTTATTCTTACAATACTCATCTAATCCAGTATCCCTAAAGCTGTTAGGGTAATGTTTTATGAATATTTTATCTTCTCTATTTGGTTTCACATTGTTATGTATCGCTATTCCTTCTGTATTAGGAAGAAAGAAGGTAGATGCAGGACTTTTAGATATATGCTGAATATAAATAATCTCTAGATTCTTTCGTCTAAATTTTTCTATTATCACTTTTATTCTAAGGCTTGCTTCTATACTTCCAACAAGTTCATTCTTTCCGCCTGGGAAGTAATCGTTTTGGACATCAACGATCAATAATGCTGTTTTCATCGTGCTTCCTCATATGTTTATTACGGCACTATGACTTAAT
This region includes:
- a CDS encoding cysteine hydrolase family protein, giving the protein MKTALLIVDVQNDYFPGGKNELVGSIEASLRIKVIIEKFRRKNLEIIYIQHISKSPASTFFLPNTEGIAIHNNVKPNREDKIFIKHYPNSFRDTGLDEYCKNKGIDTLVIVGMMSHMCIDTTVRAGYDLGYKIVVLKDCCATKDLKMGERVVKAEEVQIAYMAAIEGTFGEVKTVEEYIRGEI
- a CDS encoding DNA-formamidopyrimidine glycosylase family protein; translation: MFELPEYLTIAKQMNKSISGKTVLSGVMGNSPHKFVWYNQNPQTFSRIVNGKTIGDAYCKGRWLFIPLEPGYVLVLGECGGKIILVDSNNVPSKYHLLLNIEGNKSIYAMTQMWGAMELYRKGEELKRQYIADMRTTPLDKEFTYKYFKSLIDEARSEKKRSVKSLLTQDQLIPGLGNSIAQDILFNARLHPKTQIEVLSEEEIMTLYKSIKETVNDAAKNDGRNDEYDFYGNLGKYERVLDSKSIERGCPVCKSKIEKIQYLGGSSYYCSKCQVLKK